ATCCGCACGGCGGCCGCGACGGCGTCGTGCACGGACCCGTCCGAGCTCGCGGAGGGACCACCGGACGGGGCGACGGAGAACGCGACGATCATGCGTCCATCCTGCCCCCTGCCGGGACGACCGGCACAGCGGTGGCACGGGCCCGCACGCCGAGCCGGACGATCGCGACGACGCTCCACACCAGCACCCCCATCTCGAGCGCGTTCCGGAGCGTGAGGACCACGAGCACCCAGGGCTGCACGGTGAGCACCTGGTCGTAGAACCCGGGGTAGATCACCTGCGTCAGCAGCGCCATCGGGATCGCGGCGACGGCGACGGGCAGGAAGCGCCTGGCGCTCGGACGACCGGCGACGAGCCCCCACACGATCGGCACGGCGAACCACCCGATGTACTGCGGCGACCCGACCTTGTTCGCGGCGACCAGCGCGGCCACCAGGAGCAGCGCCAGCAGCGGCGCGGCGTCGGCCCGGTGCGCGCCGCGGTGCACGGCCCAGAGCGCGAGCAGCACCCCGCCGACGACGACCACGGCCATGAGCGGCGTCGACACCGCGGCCGCCGCGTGCGTCCCCGCGCCGGACACCTCGAACGTCAGGATCTGCTGGTCGTAGTAGACCGCGGCACCGGGGATGCCGAGCGCCGCCGCCCACATGAAGGGGGTCGCGAGGGGCGCCTCGATCTGCAGCGCACGGCCGCTCTGCTGCCCCACGAACGAGAACAGGTGGGCCGCTCCCCCGTACAGGACGTCGACGAGGACGATGAGCGCCGTCAGCACGAGCGCACCGACGAGCACCCCGCGGCGGTGTCCACGGCGGAGCAGCAGGAGCACGCCCACGAGCGCCGCGGGCCAGACCTTCGTCCACGCACCGGCGGTGAACAGCGCCGAGGCGACGGCCGGCCGCGACGCGACGAAGGCCACCCCGACCAGGGCGAGGACGGTCGCGACGGTGTCGATGCGTCCGAGGCCGATCGGCCCGAGGGCGAGCAGGAAGGCGAGCCACCACCACACGACGCGCACGCCGAGCCCACGGAAGCGCCACAGGAACGCGCACGCGACGGCGTCGAGCGCGACCATGAGCACGAGCCACCCGGTGCCGATCGACGTCACGCCCCCGACGGCGGCAGCGGCCATCGGGACGATCGCGAGGATCGGGTACACCCAGTCCTCGTCGATCCCGACCCAGAACCCGGACGCGTGCCCGGTCTCGATCCACCGCCGGTACGTGATCGTGACGTCACCGAGCGGCAGGTTCGCCGACACGGAGGTCAGCCACCAGAGGACCGCGTGCACGGCGGCGAACGCCACGACGAACGCCGCGACCTCGGGCCACCGCGAACGCCACACCGTCCTCTGCACCGGACGAGCGTAGCGGCACGCCCGTCACAGGTTCCCCCGAGCATGACGTGTCACCGTTCCCCTCGTGACCTCCGACACCCCGCGAACGCGCCGCAGAGCCGTCATCTGGATCGCGGTCGTCGCCGCGGTCGTCGTCATCGGCGTCGTCGCCGCGATCGTCGGCACGAACCTCTACACG
The sequence above is a segment of the Curtobacterium sp. BH-2-1-1 genome. Coding sequences within it:
- a CDS encoding glycosyltransferase 87 family protein gives rise to the protein MQRTVWRSRWPEVAAFVVAFAAVHAVLWWLTSVSANLPLGDVTITYRRWIETGHASGFWVGIDEDWVYPILAIVPMAAAAVGGVTSIGTGWLVLMVALDAVACAFLWRFRGLGVRVVWWWLAFLLALGPIGLGRIDTVATVLALVGVAFVASRPAVASALFTAGAWTKVWPAALVGVLLLLRRGHRRGVLVGALVLTALIVLVDVLYGGAAHLFSFVGQQSGRALQIEAPLATPFMWAAALGIPGAAVYYDQQILTFEVSGAGTHAAAAVSTPLMAVVVVGGVLLALWAVHRGAHRADAAPLLALLLVAALVAANKVGSPQYIGWFAVPIVWGLVAGRPSARRFLPVAVAAIPMALLTQVIYPGFYDQVLTVQPWVLVVLTLRNALEMGVLVWSVVAIVRLGVRARATAVPVVPAGGRMDA